In the genome of Gemmatimonadaceae bacterium, one region contains:
- the speA gene encoding biosynthetic arginine decarboxylase — MATASKAMDTEAPPTWTVDDSRVLYNVGGWGGGYFEINDQGHVVVRPDASSPARELNLYELALDLEAQGIGMPLLLRFSDILRSRIRLLSRSFAEAIREFSYAGPYTTVYPIKVNQQRHVIEEIVEFGHEDGIGLECGSKPELQAILGLATHTDHLIVCNGYKDEEFMRLALMAQKLGHQVFIVLEQVSELEVLLKVADEMGVNPTAGVRIKLYAEGAGRWARSGGEKSKFGLTTAQLVKLIDRLTELDRLDVIKLIHFHLGSQITDIHYIKAGLQEASRFYAELCGMGLKLTHVDVGGGLGVDYDGTNSTAHASVNYSIQEYANDVVYTLAETCRRGGLDMPHIISESGRALTAHHSLLLLSVIEVESQGDVAIPELKKDDHPLLHDMAAELKRVSKRRAREVYHDAIFAKERAQELFNSGVLSLRGRAMAEQLYLATVNAVARIAQRDVEEYQDIIDDVEATLVDRYFCNFSLFQSLPDSWAIDQLFPIMPIHRLNEEPTRRGTIQDVTCDSDGKIDRFVGSRDPRPSLELHTFDDNEQYILGIFLTGAYQEILGDLHNLFGDTNAVHVELSTDGYEITDLVHGDTVTEVLAYVQFRAPDLLATFRRKVGAATSITREEANTFIADYVAGLEGYTYLEGEAAR, encoded by the coding sequence ATGGCTACAGCAAGTAAAGCGATGGACACCGAAGCCCCGCCCACCTGGACCGTCGACGACTCCCGCGTTCTCTACAACGTCGGGGGATGGGGGGGCGGGTACTTCGAGATCAACGACCAGGGCCACGTAGTTGTGCGCCCGGACGCGTCTTCGCCCGCGCGCGAGCTGAACCTGTACGAGCTCGCTTTGGATCTGGAAGCGCAGGGCATCGGCATGCCCTTGCTGCTGCGCTTCTCCGACATTCTGCGCTCCCGCATCCGGCTGCTGTCGCGGAGCTTCGCGGAGGCGATCAGGGAGTTCTCGTATGCCGGCCCGTACACGACCGTGTACCCGATCAAGGTCAACCAGCAGCGGCACGTCATCGAGGAGATCGTCGAGTTCGGGCACGAGGACGGAATCGGGCTCGAGTGCGGGAGCAAGCCGGAGCTGCAGGCGATCCTCGGCCTGGCGACGCACACCGATCATCTGATCGTGTGCAATGGCTACAAGGACGAGGAGTTCATGCGGCTCGCGCTGATGGCGCAGAAGCTCGGACACCAGGTCTTCATCGTGCTGGAGCAGGTGAGCGAGCTCGAGGTGCTGCTCAAGGTCGCCGACGAGATGGGCGTGAATCCCACCGCCGGGGTCAGGATCAAGCTGTACGCGGAAGGCGCGGGCCGGTGGGCGCGGAGCGGCGGCGAGAAATCGAAGTTCGGTCTGACCACCGCGCAGCTGGTGAAGCTGATCGACCGTCTCACCGAGCTGGACCGGCTCGACGTGATCAAGCTGATCCACTTCCACCTCGGCAGCCAGATCACCGACATCCATTACATCAAGGCCGGGCTCCAGGAGGCCAGCCGCTTCTACGCCGAGCTGTGCGGCATGGGTCTCAAGCTCACCCACGTGGACGTCGGCGGCGGGCTCGGCGTCGATTACGACGGCACGAACTCCACGGCGCACGCAAGCGTCAACTACTCGATTCAGGAGTACGCCAACGACGTCGTGTACACGCTGGCGGAGACGTGCCGGCGCGGCGGGCTGGACATGCCGCACATCATCAGCGAGTCGGGCCGGGCGCTGACCGCGCACCATTCGCTGCTGCTGCTGAGCGTGATCGAGGTGGAGTCGCAGGGCGACGTCGCGATTCCGGAGTTGAAGAAGGACGACCATCCGCTGCTGCACGACATGGCGGCGGAGCTCAAGCGCGTGAGCAAGCGGCGCGCGCGCGAGGTGTACCACGACGCGATCTTCGCCAAGGAGCGCGCGCAGGAGCTGTTCAACAGCGGCGTGCTCTCGCTTCGCGGCCGGGCGATGGCCGAGCAGCTGTATCTCGCGACGGTCAACGCGGTCGCGCGCATCGCCCAGCGCGACGTCGAGGAGTATCAGGACATCATCGATGACGTCGAGGCGACGCTGGTGGACCGGTACTTCTGCAACTTCTCCCTCTTCCAGTCGCTGCCGGACAGCTGGGCGATCGACCAGCTCTTCCCGATCATGCCGATCCACCGGCTGAACGAGGAGCCGACGCGGCGCGGGACGATTCAGGACGTGACGTGCGACTCGGACGGTAAGATCGACCGGTTCGTGGGCTCGCGCGATCCGCGGCCCAGCCTCGAGCTGCACACCTTCGACGACAACGAGCAGTACATCCTGGGGATCTTTCTCACGGGCGCGTACCAGGAGATCCTGGGCGATCTCCACAACCTGTTCGGCGACACGAACGCGGTGCACGTGGAGCTGTCCACTGACGGGTACGAGATCACCGACCTCGTGCACGGCGACACGGTGACCGAGGTGCTCGCCTACGTGCAGTTCCGCGCGCCGGATCTACTGGCGACATTCCGCCGAAAAGTAGGCGCCGCGACGAGCATAACCCGCGAAGAAGCCAACACCTTCATCGCCGATTACGTGGCCGGGCTCGAGGGCTACACATATCTGGAAGGCGAAGCCGCTCGATAG
- a CDS encoding ABC transporter ATP-binding protein has protein sequence MTHPPTGGFIPPTRPDTRDTTWRERLEALRYVPALAKLVWESHRGLAFAMASLRIARGFVPILTFWIGKLIIDSVLEARAGRGDFGDVWRYLAMELAVVVTGEVLARASSLVESLLGDLFSNRMSVRLMQHAATLDLAQFEDPGFYDHLERARRQTVGRIALLTQLLAIGQDLITLLTVGAALVAYNPLLLLLLAAAIVPSFLGETHFASLGYSLLFRWTPERRQLDYIRYVGASDATAKEVQMFGLASWLTDRYRTLAQRFYEENRKLSIRRGIVSTLLSILGTIGYYAAYVIIVLRAVRGEITIGDLTFLAASFARGRDVIQAVLLAASAVYEQALFLRDLFVFLDMKPTITSGPAALPVPRPVRDGFVFEGVSFRYPGSERWAVRDLNFTLNPGERLALVGENGAGKTTITKLIARLYDPTEGRILLDGRDLREYDLASVRNAIGVIFQDFVRYDLRFDENIGVGEIESVRGGLENGDEIPESIRAAADKSLASSLLPRFPKGYKQMLGRRFEQGVNLSGGEWQKIALARAYMRDAQVLILDEPTAALDARAEYEVFLRFSELVAGRMAILISHRFSTVRMADRIIVLSNGAVEDEGTHQELVARGGLYEELFRMQAAGYK, from the coding sequence GTGACGCACCCGCCGACAGGCGGATTCATACCGCCGACCCGACCCGACACCCGCGACACGACGTGGCGCGAGCGGCTGGAGGCGCTGCGATACGTGCCGGCGCTCGCCAAGCTGGTGTGGGAGAGCCATCGCGGGCTCGCCTTCGCGATGGCGTCGCTCCGGATCGCGCGCGGCTTCGTCCCGATCCTCACGTTCTGGATCGGCAAGCTGATCATCGACTCCGTACTCGAGGCGCGCGCGGGACGGGGCGACTTCGGCGACGTCTGGCGCTATCTCGCGATGGAGCTCGCGGTGGTCGTCACGGGCGAAGTCCTCGCGCGGGCATCCTCCCTGGTCGAGAGCCTGCTCGGCGACCTCTTCTCGAACAGGATGAGCGTGCGGCTGATGCAGCACGCCGCCACGCTCGATCTCGCGCAGTTCGAGGACCCCGGCTTCTACGATCATCTCGAGCGCGCCCGGCGGCAGACCGTCGGCCGCATCGCGCTGCTCACGCAGCTGCTCGCGATCGGCCAGGACCTGATCACGCTGCTCACTGTCGGCGCCGCGCTGGTCGCGTACAACCCGCTGCTCCTGCTGCTGCTCGCGGCCGCGATCGTCCCGAGCTTCCTCGGCGAGACGCACTTCGCGTCCCTCGGCTACTCGCTGCTGTTTCGCTGGACGCCGGAGCGGCGCCAGCTCGACTACATCCGCTACGTGGGCGCGAGCGACGCGACGGCGAAGGAAGTGCAGATGTTCGGGCTCGCGTCGTGGCTGACCGACAGGTACCGCACGCTGGCGCAGCGCTTCTACGAGGAGAATCGGAAGCTCTCGATCAGGCGGGGAATCGTGAGTACGCTGCTCTCGATTCTGGGCACTATCGGGTACTACGCTGCGTACGTGATCATCGTGCTCCGCGCGGTCCGCGGGGAAATCACGATCGGCGATCTTACTTTCCTCGCCGCGTCGTTCGCGCGCGGGCGCGACGTCATCCAGGCGGTGCTGCTGGCGGCGAGCGCGGTGTACGAGCAGGCGCTCTTCCTCCGCGACCTGTTCGTCTTCCTCGACATGAAGCCGACGATCACGTCGGGGCCGGCAGCGCTGCCGGTACCGCGCCCGGTTCGCGACGGCTTCGTGTTCGAGGGCGTTTCATTCCGATATCCCGGGAGCGAGCGCTGGGCCGTGCGCGATCTCAACTTCACGTTAAATCCCGGCGAGCGGCTGGCGCTCGTCGGTGAGAACGGCGCGGGCAAGACGACCATAACGAAGCTGATCGCGCGGCTGTACGATCCGACCGAGGGACGGATTCTCCTCGACGGGCGCGACCTGCGGGAGTACGACCTTGCGTCGGTGCGGAACGCAATCGGCGTGATCTTCCAGGACTTCGTGCGCTACGACCTGCGCTTCGACGAGAACATAGGCGTCGGCGAGATCGAGTCGGTTCGCGGCGGGCTGGAGAACGGCGACGAGATCCCGGAAAGCATCCGCGCGGCGGCCGACAAGTCACTCGCCTCGAGCCTGCTCCCGCGCTTTCCCAAGGGCTACAAGCAGATGCTCGGCCGCCGCTTCGAGCAGGGAGTGAATCTGTCCGGCGGCGAATGGCAGAAGATCGCTTTGGCACGCGCCTACATGCGCGACGCGCAGGTGCTCATTCTCGACGAGCCGACCGCCGCGCTCGACGCGCGCGCCGAGTATGAGGTCTTTCTCCGCTTCTCGGAGCTCGTCGCGGGAAGAATGGCGATCCTGATCTCACACCGCTTCTCGACGGTGCGGATGGCCGACCGGATCATCGTCCTCAGCAACGGCGCCGTCGAGGACGAGGGGACGCATCAGGAGCTGGTCGCGCGAGGCGGGCTGTACGAGGAGCTGTTCAGGATGCAGGCGGCGGGGTACAAGTGA
- the pdxH gene encoding pyridoxamine 5'-phosphate oxidase translates to MTEALTDPIAIFQDAFARAQRTDRALLPEPSAMSLATVGADGAPTLRIVLLKGVDESGFVFYTNLASRKGRDLRARPRAALCFYWSALDLQIRIDGKVTQVSDEEADEYFASRPRGSQIGAWASRQSEAIEPAGELDARVARYEREFEGRAVPRPEFWSGFRVHPERIEFWRNRANRLHDRTRYTREGGGWKVETLYP, encoded by the coding sequence GTGACGGAAGCGTTGACGGACCCGATCGCGATCTTCCAGGACGCGTTCGCGCGCGCGCAGCGTACCGACCGCGCGCTGCTGCCGGAGCCGAGCGCGATGAGCCTGGCGACGGTGGGCGCGGACGGAGCGCCGACGCTGCGGATCGTGCTGCTGAAAGGCGTGGACGAGAGTGGATTCGTGTTCTACACCAACCTGGCGAGCCGGAAGGGGCGTGACCTGCGCGCCAGGCCGCGCGCGGCGCTGTGCTTCTACTGGTCGGCGCTGGACCTGCAGATCAGGATCGACGGGAAGGTGACGCAGGTGAGCGACGAGGAGGCCGACGAATACTTCGCCTCGCGCCCGCGCGGCAGCCAGATCGGCGCCTGGGCGTCGAGACAGAGCGAAGCGATCGAGCCGGCGGGCGAGCTGGACGCGCGGGTCGCGCGGTACGAGCGGGAGTTCGAGGGACGGGCCGTGCCCCGCCCGGAGTTCTGGTCCGGTTTCCGCGTGCATCCGGAGAGGATCGAGTTCTGGCGGAACAGGGCGAACCGGCTGCATGACCGCACGCGCTACACTCGCGAAGGCGGAGGATGGAAGGTCGAGACGCTTTATCCGTAA
- the moeB gene encoding molybdopterin-synthase adenylyltransferase MoeB, protein MTAGSLSDLSQQELERYSRQLSLPSVGIDGQRKLKRARVLVVGAGGLGSPALLYLASAGVGTIGLVDFDPVDVTNLHRQILYTDADVGGSKTQAAAARVRAANPHVHVETYDTRLTSHNALEIAGDYDIIVDGTDNFATRYLVNDTAVLLGKTNVYASVLRFEGQASVFAAPDGPCYRCLFRDPPPPGLIPNCAEAGVLGVVPGIMGSIQASETIKLITGAGSPLVGRLLLFDALAMRFRTMEVHRDPACPMCGTREIRELVDYEAWCGAASAAPAEERGSAVGEITPAELAERIARGDDFELLDVREPYEWAIARLPGARHVPLGTLPDEMHSLDPRREMIVYCKSGMRSMAAATQLAGAGFARVANLAGGISRWSVEVDPSVPRY, encoded by the coding sequence ATGACAGCAGGGAGCCTGTCCGATCTGTCGCAGCAGGAGCTCGAGCGCTACAGCCGCCAGCTGTCGCTGCCGTCCGTCGGCATCGACGGCCAGCGGAAGCTCAAGCGCGCCCGCGTTCTGGTCGTGGGGGCGGGCGGCCTCGGCTCGCCGGCGCTGCTGTACCTGGCGTCCGCCGGAGTGGGCACGATAGGACTGGTGGATTTCGATCCGGTGGACGTCACCAACCTGCACCGGCAGATCCTGTACACGGACGCCGACGTCGGGGGCTCGAAGACGCAAGCCGCCGCGGCGCGCGTACGCGCGGCGAATCCGCACGTGCACGTCGAGACGTACGACACGCGGCTGACCTCGCACAACGCGCTCGAGATCGCCGGCGATTACGACATCATCGTGGACGGCACGGACAACTTTGCCACGCGCTACCTGGTGAACGACACGGCGGTACTGCTCGGCAAGACGAACGTGTACGCGAGCGTGCTGCGCTTCGAGGGGCAGGCGTCCGTGTTCGCCGCGCCGGACGGCCCCTGCTATCGCTGTCTCTTCCGCGATCCGCCCCCGCCGGGACTGATCCCCAATTGCGCGGAGGCCGGCGTGCTCGGCGTGGTCCCGGGGATCATGGGGAGCATACAGGCGTCGGAGACCATCAAGCTGATCACGGGGGCCGGGTCGCCGCTCGTGGGCCGCCTGCTGCTGTTCGACGCCCTGGCGATGCGTTTTCGCACAATGGAGGTGCACCGCGATCCGGCGTGTCCGATGTGCGGCACGCGCGAGATCCGCGAGCTCGTGGATTACGAGGCGTGGTGCGGCGCCGCCTCCGCCGCGCCGGCCGAAGAGCGGGGCTCGGCGGTCGGAGAGATAACTCCCGCGGAGCTGGCCGAGCGCATCGCGCGCGGCGACGACTTCGAGCTGCTCGACGTGCGGGAGCCGTACGAGTGGGCCATCGCGCGGCTGCCCGGCGCGCGGCACGTCCCACTCGGCACTCTTCCGGATGAGATGCATTCTCTCGACCCGCGGCGGGAGATGATCGTGTACTGCAAGTCGGGGATGCGGAGCATGGCGGCCGCGACCCAGCTCGCGGGCGCGGGCTTCGCCAGGGTGGCGAACCTGGCGGGCGGGATATCGCGCTGGTCCGTGGAAGTCGATCCGTCGGTGCCGAGGTACTGA